The genomic region CATGGCGAAGGGGCTAGGCGAAGGAAGGGTATCCACTAAATCCAGTTTTTACGACGTTGAGCAGCTTGCAGATGCATAGGCACCTGCGCAAAAAATACGGCCACCGACTCGGGCAACCCGTGCGCCAATTGCTGCGACACGCGGTAGAAGGGGTTGAAGAAACTTTTGCCGCCGATGCCTACCCCCGTGGTATTATCGAGGCCGGCAGCCCACTCGCCCTGGTAGGTATGCACTAGGCACTGCCCCAGAAAACAGCCCAGCGCCATTACCACACCTTCCTGCTCAGCGGGCTTGATGGTAGGGCGCTGCTCTTCGATAAACGCAGCTAAACGCTCCACGGCGGCCACATCGTAGGCGTTCAGGCGCAACTGCTGACGCACCGCCTCGGCGGCACGGTGGAGGGAGGCAAGGGGCGATTCGGCTTCGGGCATGGCGTACAAAAGTACGAAGCTCCTCGGAAGTGGCCGCTCCGTGGGGTAGTTTATTGCCGGGGCGCTGCCGATTGTGCCTGCTGCCACTGCTGGTATTGCTCCAAAATAGCCGCAGCATCGCGGCGGCGGTAAGCACGGGCTTGCAAGCGCTTGGCCAGCTCCGGATCATCGCCCACCACGCTCAGCATCTGCCGGCTGAACGCGGCACGGCCGCTACGCAGCTTCACAACGGCTCCATCGGGGCGGCGTAGCCACCACTGCGTACCCAACAGCTGCCAGATAAAGCCCGCTTCCATATCCTGGTATTGATATAGCCCCAGCTTACTGCCTGCAAATAATTCCTGCGCAAAAAAGCGCCCTACCCCACCGTACGTGGCATCGGGCAGCACCACACGAATTACCTCGGTGGGCAGGTAGGAAATAGCTTGTTGGTACTCATTGACGAGGTAGACGCGCTCGGTCTTTAACCGGTGAAGCTGGCCGTCGTGCCACTTGCGGTCGGCGGTTTGGTAGCGTATCGGCTGGCTATTCCGCACGTTGGAGACGGTGCCGGGTAGTACGTTCGGATACATCGTGCGCTGAGCCGGCTCTTGAGGTCGGAGTTGGGCAGCGGCGGGTAGGGATAGAAAGAGTAATGGAAGTAGCGCTTGCTTCATCAGTTGATAAGGGTAATGTAGTAGAAATTGACTAGTGCTTTCCGGTCAAATATAAATATGTCATCCTGAGCGCAGTGAAGGACCTTCTCATGTGTGAACGACAGATGTAACAACGACTCGTTCTAACGTGAAAAAGTCCTTCGCTCCGCTCAGGATGACGAGAGGCTTGTAGAATACTTATTAACCCTAATTACTCTCGCACGGGCACGGAATCTTACCCTTCGACCGATGCTTATAGGCCGCCGTTTTTTTAGCCAGAGAAGAACGGTGGGCGCAGCCCGATGACAGGAGGCCGGTGCCCATGAGTAGCGCTGCTAGCGCAAGAGTTGTAATCTTTTTCACGCCTAAAGAAGTTTAGTCAAATATAAAGTTCTTTACCTAGCCGCCCATTGGGTTGGCTTTTTTGCCACTCTGTTGCTTATGGCTTCCTCTTTCACACGCACGGCCAACGTCGTCGATTTATTTGCCAACACCATATACCCTGCCATAATTCACGTGGCCGAAGGTCGTATTAGCCGCCTGGAGCCCACGGGCACTGTGCCCAATCCGGCCCTACCCTACGCCCTGCCGGGCTTCGTGGATGCCCACGTACACGTGGAAAGCTCGCTGCTGGCGCCCTCGGAGTTTGCCCGCCTGGCAGTGGTGCACGGCACAGTGGCTACCGTATCGGACCCGCACGAGATTGGCAACGTGCTGGGCGTGCAGGGCGTGGAATACATGCTAAAAAATGGTCGGCAGGTGCCGTTTAAGTTCTGCTTCGGGGCCCCCTCGTGCGTGCCAGCCACGCCGTTCGAAACAGCTGGGGCCATTATTTCGGCCACAGATATCGAGCAGCTATTTCAGCGCTACCCCGAAATTGGCTACTTGGCCGAGATGATGAATTGGCCCGGCGTGCTCAACCGTGATGCCGATGTGATGGAGAAAATTCGGCTGGCCCAGCAGTATAACCGCCCCGTAGACGGGCATGCGCCCGGCCTCACTGGCGCCGACGCCGTGCGCTATATCCAGGCCGGCATCAGCACCGACCACGAGTGCTTTATGGCCGGTGAGGCGCTGGATAAGCTGCAAGCCGGGATGAAGGTATTGATTCGGGAGGGCTCGGCGGCCCGCAACTTCGAAGCCCTCATCGACCTGCTGCCCGAGCACTACGAAAACATGATGTTCTGCTCCGACGACAAGCACCCCGATACGCTGGTGCTGGGCCACATCAACCAGCTGGTGCAGCGGGCCGTGGCGCGCGGCCAAGAGGTACTGAAGGTGCTACGCGTGGCCTGCCGCAACCCCGTGGAGCATTACCGCCTACCCGTAGGCTTACTGCGCGAAGGCGATGCCGCCGACTTCATTGTGGTGGATAATCTCCAGGATTTCAACGTTCAGCAAACCTACCTCAACGGCGAGCTAGTAGCCGAGAACGGCCGTACGCTGATTTCAGCCGTACCGGTAGAAGTGGTCAATAACTTCATAGCGCACCCGGTGCAGGCGCAGGACTTTCAGTTGTCGGCCCCTACCCCCCAGCCTACCCTGCGCGTGATGGAGTGCTTCGATGGTCAGCTTATCACTGCCCGTCACGACGTGCCCGCTCGCATTGAGAATGGTCTGGTGGTCCCCGACGTGGCGCAAGATGTGCTCAAGCTGACAGTAGTGAACCGCTACGCTGCGGCTTCGCCCGCCGTGGCCTTCATCAGAGGCTTTGGCCTGCAACGCGGCGCCCTGGCCAGCAGCGTGGGCCACGACTCGCACAACATCACCGCCATTGGCTGCGACGACGAGAGCCTGGCCCGCGCTGTGCAGCTGGTGATGGAGGCGAAAGGCGGTCTGGCCGCCGTAGGGCCCGATGGCCAAGAATTGCTTCTGCCCCTACCCGTAGCGGGCCTCATGTCGGACCAGGATGGCTACGCGGTAGCCGCGGCCTATACCGCCGTAGATGCCCTAGCCAAGGAGTTGGGCTCTACCCTACAAGCGCCCTTCATGACGCTTTCCTTTATGGCGTTGCTGGTTATTCCCAGCCTGAAGCTGAGCGACAAAGGCTTGTTTGATGGTGAGGCATTTCGGTTTGTGGAAGCAGTAATGTAAGGGTAGGCAAGTATCAATTAGAAAGAGCGTCTGTCATCCTGAGCGCAGCGAAGGACCTTCTCACACAAGAAAGACAAGCGTAAAAACGACTCGTTCTGGTGTAATAAGGTCCTTCGCTGCGCTCAGGATGACAGACGCTTTTTGTTCCGATTTCTCTAAAACCGCTTTTCCAGCAGCTTCTGCATTTTTTCTTCCGTCAAGGGCTTGGCCAAGTATTCTACCCCTTCATACTGCGCCACGCGGGCGGTGTCGGCAGCGTGCATAGAGGTGGTGAGGACGGTGAGGACAGTTTGCTGCTTCACGTCGCTGGGTAGCCGGTCGTACATGCGCAGGAACTCGAAGCCGTCGATGCCAGGCATTTTTAAGTCCACAAACACCAGTTCGGGAATAGGCTCGTCGCCGCGGCCGGCACCCCACAAGAACTCGTAGGCTGGCTCGGCCTGGGTGAAGGTGTGAATGGTTTCGGCAACTCCCAAACGGTTCAGCAGACGATTGTTTAGGAAGCTAGTGGTTTCATTATCGTCCACCAGAACGATATTGCGCAGTTTTTTCGACATAAATTTGGTGACTCGCTAGCAGCGGTATCTATCAAATATAGTGGATGGAAGCTTAGCTTACAGCCAGCCTTGCTCGCGCATCCAGTCGTCGTTGTATATTTTGGCCAGGTAGCGCGTGCCGTGGTCGGGTAGCACTATCACCATCGTGTCTTCTTCGGTAAGATGCTCGCGGGCGTATTCCAGCGCACCATATACTGCCGAGCCGCACGACCAACCTACAAACAGTCCTTCCTCGCGAGCCAGGCGGCGCGTCATCACGGCCGCATCTTTGTCGCCTACCTTGATAAACTGGTCAATCAGGTCGAAGTCGACGTTTTTCGGCAGAATATCCTCGCCAATTCCCTCAGTTTTGTAAGGATAAATCTCGTTTTCGTCGAAAATACCGGTTTCCTTGTACTTCTTGAAAACCGAGCCGTAGGTATCCAGACCAACAGTTACCACTTCGGGACGCTGCTCTTTCAGGTATTTGCTGATGCCGCTGATGGTGCCGCCCGTGCCTACACCAGCTGCAAAGTGCGTGATGCGGCCTTCGGTCTGTTGCCAGATTTCGGGGCCCGTGGTTTCGTAGTGGGCGGCGGTGTTGGAGAGGTTGTCGTACTGGTTGGGGTAGAACGAGTTCGGAATCTCCGCGTTCAGCTTGCGCGCCACCGAATAGTAGGAGCGCGGGTCGTCGGGTGCTACGTTGGTGGGGCAGATGATGATTTCGGCACCCACTGCCTTCAGAATATCCCGTTTTTCCTGACCCTGCTTGTCGCTCATGGTGAAGATGCAGCGGTAGCCTTTGGCAATAGCGGCCAGCGCCAGGCCCATGCCCGTGTTGCCGCTGGTGCCTTCGATGATGGTGCCGCCGGGCTTCAGAATGCCCGCTTTTTCGGCATCGTCAATCATTTTCACCGCCATACGGTCTTTCACCGAGTTGCCGGGGTTGAAATATTCTACCTTCGCCAGCACCGTGCCCCGGATACCTTCCGTGACTTTCTGGAGCTTAACGAGGGGGGTGTTACCGATAGCTTCGGTGATGTTATTCAGATACATAGCCTGAGGTGGGGTGGGCAATTGAGGCCGCAAAGGTACGGATTTTCGGCGGGCCTACCGGTGCTGACGCAACTTTCCTACCCTTGCCTGGGAGCAAAAGCCAGCTGCAACGGCACACATTGCGGCCGGCTTTGTGCCGCCTGTAAATAAAACCTACTTTTGTGCACGGTTGCCCCAGCGGGTAGCCGCCGTTCCAGCGAATATCTCCCTTAAACCCATTTCCTAATGAGTGTTCTGGTTAACAAGGATTCCAAAGTGATTGTGCAGGGCTTCACCGGCTCTGAAGGCTCCTTTCACGCGCAGCAAATGATTGAGTACGGCACCAACGTGGTGGGTGGCGTAACGCCCGGCAAAGGTGGTCAGCAGCACCTCGACCGGCCGGTGTTCAACACCGTAGCCGATGCCGTGCGCGAAACCGGCGCCGATGTGAGCATCATCTTCGTGCCCCCGGCTTTCGCCGCCGACGCTATCCTGGAAGCCGCTGATGCTGGCATCAAGGTGATTGTGACCATCACAGAAGGCATCCCGACCAAGGACATGATTGCCGTGAAGCACTACCTCAAAGACCGTGAGGGTGTGCGCATGATTGGTCCCAACTGCCCCGGTGTGATGACTGCCGGCGAGTGCAAAGTGGGTATCATGCCTGGCTTTATCTTCCAGAAAGGCAAAATTGGTATTGTATCGAAGTCGGGCACACTGACTTACGAAGCCGTTGACCAGCTCACCAAAGCCGGCCTGGGCCAGACCACGGCCATTGGCATCGGCGGTGACCCCATCATTGGCACCACCACCAAAGAAGCCGTGGAGCTGCTCATGAACGACCCCGAAACAGAGGGCATCGTGATGATTGGCGAAATCGGCGGTGGCATGGAAGCTGAAGCCGCTCGCTGGATCAAGGAAACCGGCAATAAGAAACCTGTTGTAGGCTTCATCGCCGGCCAAACTGCCCCTCCCGGCCGTCGCATGGGCCACGCCGGTGCCATCGTAGGTGGCGCCGACGACACAGCCGCAGCCAAAATGGCCATCATGCGCGAGTGCGGCATTCACGTGGTAGACTCGCCCGCTAACATCGGCGAAACCATGCTGAAGGTGCTGAACGGCGAGAAGGTAGAGGCATAAGCTGTATTAACTACCGACTAAAAACAGAAAAGCCTCAGCAACTGCTGAGGCTTTTCTGTTTTTAGTCGGTAATTTTCGCTTGAGTCTAATTAACTATTACTTGATCTTACCATTCATATGAAGTTTTATACCTTATCTATCCTCGTAGGAAGCATCTTAGCGGGGTGCACAAAGGATAACGATCCAGAGATTAAGGAGGTAGTAAGAGAAACCGCCTGGAAAGAAGTGACTACGCTGACCCGAACGGGACGCTTTATTCAGAATATGGCGAGCGATGGGCAAACTATTTTTCTACAGCAGCCTAACTCCTTTACCCCCATCACAGGCACCAACCGCATTCCAACGTTTTATTCAACCTATATAACAGATATTCAAATTCGTATTCCCATCGCGCCTAAGTTTTATGCTACGGCTTTTGATACGATAGTGACATTTCGTAAAACAGCTTCTCCACTATCTTCCGATGCCTACCCT from Hymenobacter aerilatus harbors:
- a CDS encoding response regulator, which produces MSKKLRNIVLVDDNETTSFLNNRLLNRLGVAETIHTFTQAEPAYEFLWGAGRGDEPIPELVFVDLKMPGIDGFEFLRMYDRLPSDVKQQTVLTVLTTSMHAADTARVAQYEGVEYLAKPLTEEKMQKLLEKRF
- the ade gene encoding adenine deaminase — translated: MASSFTRTANVVDLFANTIYPAIIHVAEGRISRLEPTGTVPNPALPYALPGFVDAHVHVESSLLAPSEFARLAVVHGTVATVSDPHEIGNVLGVQGVEYMLKNGRQVPFKFCFGAPSCVPATPFETAGAIISATDIEQLFQRYPEIGYLAEMMNWPGVLNRDADVMEKIRLAQQYNRPVDGHAPGLTGADAVRYIQAGISTDHECFMAGEALDKLQAGMKVLIREGSAARNFEALIDLLPEHYENMMFCSDDKHPDTLVLGHINQLVQRAVARGQEVLKVLRVACRNPVEHYRLPVGLLREGDAADFIVVDNLQDFNVQQTYLNGELVAENGRTLISAVPVEVVNNFIAHPVQAQDFQLSAPTPQPTLRVMECFDGQLITARHDVPARIENGLVVPDVAQDVLKLTVVNRYAAASPAVAFIRGFGLQRGALASSVGHDSHNITAIGCDDESLARAVQLVMEAKGGLAAVGPDGQELLLPLPVAGLMSDQDGYAVAAAYTAVDALAKELGSTLQAPFMTLSFMALLVIPSLKLSDKGLFDGEAFRFVEAVM
- the sucD gene encoding succinate--CoA ligase subunit alpha, with product MSVLVNKDSKVIVQGFTGSEGSFHAQQMIEYGTNVVGGVTPGKGGQQHLDRPVFNTVADAVRETGADVSIIFVPPAFAADAILEAADAGIKVIVTITEGIPTKDMIAVKHYLKDREGVRMIGPNCPGVMTAGECKVGIMPGFIFQKGKIGIVSKSGTLTYEAVDQLTKAGLGQTTAIGIGGDPIIGTTTKEAVELLMNDPETEGIVMIGEIGGGMEAEAARWIKETGNKKPVVGFIAGQTAPPGRRMGHAGAIVGGADDTAAAKMAIMRECGIHVVDSPANIGETMLKVLNGEKVEA